The region GGGAGTACGTCCAGCTCTTGCGGGGTGGAAAGGGAAACATGCGCAGGCAGGAGTCGTGTATGCCGCTTGTCGATTGCCGCCGTGTTCGCATTGCCGTCATCCTCGCTCTCGTCACCGCGAGCGCCGGATGTCAGGTCTGGCCGCTGGCCCGCTACCTGATTGCCCCCGACTATCCGACCTTGCGCCGGGGCGAACGCCTCGCCGTACCCGGCTTGCTGGCGCCGGTCGAGGTGACGCAGAAATCCGACGGGTTCTCCCGCATCGTCGCCGCCAACGAACACGACGCGCTCCTCGCCGAGGGGTATGTCATGGCCCGCGACCGGATGGCACAGCTCGACCTGACCCGGCACATGGCGCGCGGCGAACTGGCCGAACTGCTCGGCAATCGCCGGCTCGGCGAACGCACCACACTCGACCTCGACCGGCTGCACCGCTTCCTCGGCTTTCGCGACCACGCCACGATCCTGATCGCCGGTGCGACCCCGCAGGAGCAGGCCGCCCTGGCCGCCTTCACACAGGGCGTCAACGCCTGGATCGAGTCCGGGCCGTTGCCGCTCGAACATCGACTGCTCGGTATCGAGCGCATCCGACCGTGGGCCCCGGAAGACTCGACCGCCATCTACCTCTTCTTGATGCACGGACTGAGCGGCAATGCCGACCGCGAGATCAGACGTCTGGTAATCGCCTGCGGCAACGGTCTCGACGCCATGGAGCGCGTCTGGCCGACCGATCTCGAGTTCTCGACGTACGCATTGCCTCCGGAGGACCTGCGTCCGGAGACCTACCCGGCACCGCCGGCAGTGGTGCCCGAGCTGGCTGCCGAACTGGCCGAGCGCTGCGCCGAGGGCCGGCACGATACGTTCGACCCGGCCGCCCGGCGTGCTGCCGTCGAGCCGGCGGCGGGCTTCGCGTTCGCCGCGCTACCCCTGCTCGCCCAACCGGGCAGCGCGAGCAACAACTGGGTAACTGCCGGTAGCGGGACGCGATCGGGGCGACCGGTGCTGTCGAACGATCCGCACCTGCCGTTTACCAATCCGCCGATCTTCTGGGGTGTGGATCTCGAGTATCCCGGCACTCGGGTGGCGGGCTTCACCATCGCCGGCCTGCACCGCCTCGCCATCGGTCACAACGGCAGCGTCGCATGGGCAACGACCACGAACCACGTCGACCGCCAGGATCTGGTCGTGCACCGCGCCCGGTCGGAAACGCGCCAGGGCGCAACCCAGGCCGGGTACGACGTCGAGGGCACGTTCGTGCCGTTCGGCTACCGCACCGAACGCTTCGGAATCCACGGTGCCGAGCCTGTCGATGTGACCGTGCGTCTCACCCGCGACGGACCGCTGATGAACGACCTCGATCCGTTCGTCGCGGGTCGCATACCGCTGACCGCCATCCGACTCGCGCCGGTCGGCCGGGGTACAGACCTGGACGCCGCCGCGGCAATGAGCCGGGCGCGCAACGCGGGCGAGGTCGCCGCGGCACTCGCGGGTATGGACCAGGGCTGTCAGAACTGGGTCATCGCCGACAGCGGCGGTTCGATCGGCTACCGCAGCCCCTGCGTTCTCCCACTGCGACCGGGTTGGCGGGGCACCTTCCCGGTTCCCGGCTGGCTCGAGCGTTATCGGTGGCCCGGCTTCGTACCGAAATCCGACCTGCCGGCGGCAACCGACCCGGCCCGCGGTTGGCTCGTCACGGCGAACGGCCAGGTGATTCCCTCGAACCGCTTTCCCACCAGCTACAACAACGACGCCACGGCGCCCAATCGCTTCATGCGCATCGCCGGCCTGATCGAGACCGGCCGCCGCAACGGCGGGCTCACGGCGGCCGACTCCGCGGCGATCGCGCACGACCGCGCCGAAGCCAACTGGCCGGCCCTTCGCGCCCGGATCGAGGCTGACTTCTGCGCCGATCGCGCCGGCTCGGAGGCAGTCGTCGCCGCACGCCGGCGTCTTTGCGCCTGGGACGGCAGCATGGACCCGCAGTCTCCCGTACCGACTCTCTTCATATTGTGGAGCAACGCTCTACTGGACCGCGCACTCGCCGACGACGTTCCCGGCGGTGCCGCCGGTCAGGTGTGGCGGTGGGTGCAGGCGTTGGTACAGTTCGAAGCCGATGCGCAGTGGCTCTGGACACGCCCGGACAGCGACCCTGTATGGGACGATGTCGGAACGCCTGCGGCCGAGAGCCGGGCCGACATCTTCCGGCTGGCCTTCGAGGATGCGGTGGCCGAAGGCGAGCGCAAGTATGGAACGGACTTCGACGAGTGGCAGTGGGGTCGTGCGCGACCATTCGTCCTCGAGCACGCCTTCGCCGGCGGCGGCGGAGGAGTCCTCGGCGCGGTGCTGAACAGTTCCCCGTTCGGCATCGGCGGCGGCAACGAGACCGTATTCAAGCAGCAGTTCCTGCGTTCGGACCGGGAGCGCCTGCACCCCGGGGTCGGTCCAGTGGTACGCTTCACGGTCGATCTGGCCGAGCCATGGTCGGCCACCTACTCGATCGCCGGCGGAGCAAGCGGCTGGCCGCGTTCGCCTCACTACGGCGATCGGGTCGCCGACTGGGCGGCCGGACGCGAGCATCCGCTGACCCCGCCGGCGGCACCGACGGACACTCGTGTCACTCTCGTACCCGCCCCGGCATAGGCGCCCGCGAGTTCCGACTGCGGCCAACGTGCCGGCAACGGTGTCGCTTCCCCCGGGTTACCTGGGACCGGGCCTGCCCGGCGGCGCGGATACCCTGATTTACGAATTCCGTGTTTGATCGCATGGCGCGAAGAATTTCGGAATGCGGATTTCGGATTGCGGATGAGGGATTCATGAGTTCCGCAATCCGCATTCCGCAATCCGCAATGGGTTGCGGGCGGCAGCCCGCGCTGATTTACGAGTTCCGAGTTGGCGCGCGCGGCACGAAGAAATCGGATGGGGAGGGCGAGGCTACGGCCGAGCCGCGTCGGTCCGAGGACGGCTCGGCGGGAGCCTCGCCCTCCCAAAGGCACGCCTGGTCAGGTCATGGGTTGCGGGCGGGGGCCGCCGACTCCGCCAGCACGCTCAGGACCCGCCAGTTGCACCCGACGCACCAGATGTCTCCGGTCGCACGCCGGCCGCGATACACGTGGTGGTACGCCACACCGTCCGCGTAAAGATCGCGCCGGATGAACTCGAGCACGGCCTCCGCACGCCGGCGATACTCGGCGTCCTGCGTCGCCTGTGCCAGGTGGAGAAACGCCTGCGCCGCGTAGCTGTTGGTGGACAACGACTCGTACCCCGCCGCGCCGGTCTGCTCGCTGTTCGCAAAGAACGCGCCCCGGACAGGGTCCCACAGCACATCGAGCCCCTGCGCCGCCTCGCGCGCCCGCGCCAGATACCCGGCGTCGCCCGTCAGCCGGTGTGCTCGCACCAGCTCGACGATCATCATCGCATTGGGCAACACCGACACGACCTCCTCGCCCGCACGTGCACGGTACACACGCCGCGCCGCGTCCCATGCCACGCGATCCGCCCCGGCCAGCAATCGGCGCCCCACGTTCAACGGCTCGAACAGCCCGAACACAAGCTGGCCCGGTCGACCGGCCGCGTATTTCATTTGCGTCCCGGCCATCTGCGCGCCGATCACGGTAGGCCCGTAGTCGTACCCGCCCCCGCCGGTGAGCCGATCGATCCGCTCGCAGTAGCCACCCTCCAGAAACGCCGCCGCCGCCGACACGAGCAGGTAGCGGCGCAACGCCCGTTCGGCGGCCGCCGCATCGAGGTCCGGGGCGCGATCGACGGCCGCCTGCAAGGCCGCGGCCCCGAAGGCCATCTCATCGAGGTCGTGCAGATGAATGCCCGACAGGAGTTGCTGCTGACGGGCAACGATCGCGGCCGGCACCGAGGTACTGCCGCCGGCGAGGAGCACCTCGGCGGCATAGCCGGGCGAGTCCCCGTAGTCGTACGCAAAGGCACCGCCGGCGAACGGCGCGTGCTCGACGAGGGTGCCGAGGATGCCATCGAACATCTCGCGGTACGGGAAGTCCCGGGGACGCAGCTTCTCCGCCATGGCAGACACCGCCGGCACCGGCGGCGCGCCGCCGATTCGCATCGGCCGCCGCCCGAGAATGTTCTCGAAGCGCTGTGTGGCGAGGCTGTCGGCGAGCAGGAGCACGTATCCGATCTGCGCTTTGGTAGCGGCCGGCAGTGGGCCGAAGATTTCCGGCCGACCGAGCCAGCGCAGGATGCCCACGGCACGGTCGCGATACGCGGTGTCGCCCGTGTTCTTGAACAACTGCAGAAACGCCCCGGTCAAAAAGGCGTTCGCACGCGCGTCGCTCCGCGCCTCCTGCGTGCCCAGGCGATAGCTGCCATCGCGCTGGCGCAGCTCCTCCAGTGCGGCCGCCGCCGCGAGTGCGCCGGTCTCGTAGCGGACGTCCTCCTCGTTCTCGTACGCCTTCGCCAGAACATAGATGGCGAGCACGTTCGGCCACAGGTGGCGCTCCTCGGGCGGAGCGTCGCCCCGGAAACCGCCGCCGGCGCCGCGCGGCGCATCGAGCACGGATCGCGCGGCGGCTACTCCCGCCGCGCTCCAGCGGCCCGCGTCGGGATCGCCGAGTTCGCCGTAGTCGCGGTAGAGGAGCTGCAGATACGCCACCCATGCGCGTACCCCGAAGGCGCCCCAACCGGCAACCGGCGGCCCGATCGACGCCGGCGTCGTCGACTCGGCGACGGCGGTCAGCGCGCCGAGGTTGCGGCGGATCGTGGCAAGGAGAGTCGGCGTATCCACGAACGGTACGCGGCTCTTCGCCGCATAGAGACCGAGTGTACGAAACGCCAGTGCGCCAGCCGGGGCCTTCTGCTCCAGCGGCGCGGCCAGTTTCACCGCAACGTCGTCGGAAACCTCGGCATCGAGGGACGCAAAAACCAGAGCCGGCCCCCACGCCGCGAGATCGTGATCTTCGTCACCCCACTGCCGCGTCGTTTCGGCAGCGACGCGCCGCGCTTCGATCAGCAGCGGCTGGAACTGTCTGACCGGAGAGGTTTCCGCAAACGCCCGCGACCGCAGCGTCACCGTCTGCGCGCCGAAAACCGGATGGGTGAGCAGAGTCCAGGCCGTAACCGCTACTGCCGTTGCGGCCCAACGCGGACACGGGCGCTGGGGCCTCGCCCTGCGCCGCTTTGCCGCGTCGACGTCACGGGATCTCATGCAAGTCCTTCCGGCAGCCCTCTTTGGCCGCATTATTCTCCAGGCAATCGCCGTAGTCAGCAGGCAGTCGTCAATCTCGCTCCGCTCGGCCGGGAGGCCACAACCGGCCGCCAAAGCCCCGCACCGCGGCGGCCCCTTGCCTTGTCGCCGCCGTTATGGGCGTGAAGCGGCGTCAGGAGGAACGACCATGTCCACCGTAAACACCGTGCTCGGGCCACGGCCCGCCGCCAACCTCGGCATCACTCTCATGCACGAACACCTACTGGTCGGCTGGCCCGGCTGGCAGGCCGACGCCGCCGCCACCGGCGTCGCGCGCCGCGACCTGGTCAAGCTCTGCATCGATCGGATGCTGGAACTCAAGTCGCTCGGCCTGCACACGCTGCTCGATCCCTGCCCCATCGACCTTGGCCGCGACGTCGAGCTGATGGCCGAGGTGTCGCAGGCCACCGGGGTCGACATCGTCTGCGCCACCGGTCTCTACAAGGAAGACATGGGCACCCCCGCTTACTTTCGCTTTCGCGCCCAGTTCAGCGACGCGGTCGGCGAGATGACCGAGAGCTTCGTGAAGGAGCTGACCGACGGCATCGGCGATACGGGGATCAGGGCGGGCATCATCAAAGTCGCCACCGGGGCCCACCGGATCTCGCCTTACGAGGAAATGGTCCTGCGTGCCGCCGCGCGCGCGGCCAACACCACCGGAGCGCGCATCACCACCCACACCGACGAGGGCACCATGGGCCGCGAACAGATCGACATCTTCGCCAACGAGGGCGTCGACCCGAGCCGGGTCATCGTCGGCCACTGCTGCGGCAGCGCCGACCTGCGCTACCACCTCGACCTGCTCGATCGCGGCGCCTTCATCGGTTTC is a window of Candidatus Binatia bacterium DNA encoding:
- a CDS encoding penicillin acylase family protein, which encodes MIENRQPDSRFGEYVQLLRGGKGNMRRQESCMPLVDCRRVRIAVILALVTASAGCQVWPLARYLIAPDYPTLRRGERLAVPGLLAPVEVTQKSDGFSRIVAANEHDALLAEGYVMARDRMAQLDLTRHMARGELAELLGNRRLGERTTLDLDRLHRFLGFRDHATILIAGATPQEQAALAAFTQGVNAWIESGPLPLEHRLLGIERIRPWAPEDSTAIYLFLMHGLSGNADREIRRLVIACGNGLDAMERVWPTDLEFSTYALPPEDLRPETYPAPPAVVPELAAELAERCAEGRHDTFDPAARRAAVEPAAGFAFAALPLLAQPGSASNNWVTAGSGTRSGRPVLSNDPHLPFTNPPIFWGVDLEYPGTRVAGFTIAGLHRLAIGHNGSVAWATTTNHVDRQDLVVHRARSETRQGATQAGYDVEGTFVPFGYRTERFGIHGAEPVDVTVRLTRDGPLMNDLDPFVAGRIPLTAIRLAPVGRGTDLDAAAAMSRARNAGEVAAALAGMDQGCQNWVIADSGGSIGYRSPCVLPLRPGWRGTFPVPGWLERYRWPGFVPKSDLPAATDPARGWLVTANGQVIPSNRFPTSYNNDATAPNRFMRIAGLIETGRRNGGLTAADSAAIAHDRAEANWPALRARIEADFCADRAGSEAVVAARRRLCAWDGSMDPQSPVPTLFILWSNALLDRALADDVPGGAAGQVWRWVQALVQFEADAQWLWTRPDSDPVWDDVGTPAAESRADIFRLAFEDAVAEGERKYGTDFDEWQWGRARPFVLEHAFAGGGGGVLGAVLNSSPFGIGGGNETVFKQQFLRSDRERLHPGVGPVVRFTVDLAEPWSATYSIAGGASGWPRSPHYGDRVADWAAGREHPLTPPAAPTDTRVTLVPAPA
- a CDS encoding phosphotriesterase-related protein, which encodes MSTVNTVLGPRPAANLGITLMHEHLLVGWPGWQADAAATGVARRDLVKLCIDRMLELKSLGLHTLLDPCPIDLGRDVELMAEVSQATGVDIVCATGLYKEDMGTPAYFRFRAQFSDAVGEMTESFVKELTDGIGDTGIRAGIIKVATGAHRISPYEEMVLRAAARAANTTGARITTHTDEGTMGREQIDIFANEGVDPSRVIVGHCCGSADLRYHLDLLDRGAFIGFDRFGIEVMQPDRVRKAALIGLLGVGCERQIVVSHDSVWCWRGRPAPIGDILANWKPTHLFKNIIPALRDAGVPQTKIDVMLIDNPRRFFGATPG